The following proteins come from a genomic window of Candidatus Saccharibacteria bacterium oral taxon 488:
- a CDS encoding NUDIX domain-containing protein: MDTTLFQYCQKIVLFSQDGSAVLLARRCGEADYDGVFSFIGGKLESTDGGLVNGLRREKNEEIGSAAKIAVVTSISVNEYFVKTNGQAMVLPHYYARFIGGEIMLNDEYSEYRWVNLRELDQFEPKIETVAPMIEAVQKIMRVATEADYREI; this comes from the coding sequence ATGGATACAACCTTGTTTCAGTACTGTCAAAAAATAGTGCTATTCAGTCAAGACGGCTCTGCCGTGCTGCTCGCTAGGCGCTGCGGGGAGGCTGATTATGATGGCGTGTTCTCGTTTATTGGCGGCAAGTTGGAGTCGACGGATGGTGGCCTGGTGAATGGTCTTCGGCGGGAGAAGAACGAGGAAATTGGCTCGGCTGCTAAAATTGCGGTGGTGACGAGCATCAGTGTTAATGAATATTTTGTCAAAACCAATGGACAGGCCATGGTGCTGCCACATTATTATGCCCGGTTTATTGGCGGTGAAATTATGCTCAATGATGAGTATTCTGAATATCGGTGGGTGAACCTACGTGAGTTAGATCAGTTTGAACCAAAGATTGAGACAGTTGCCCCTATGATTGAGGCTGTCCAAAAAATTATGCGAGTTGCCACCGAGGCGGATTATCGAGAGATATAG
- a CDS encoding AI-2E family transporter — MKVRIEIDTKTFVRFWLVVIGFGLAGLMIYSARDALMVLGTALFLALALNAPVRKLASWLPGKSRLGGTALAFMLLIIILTSVIWFVVPPLVQQSAKFAETLPGLVNGVNEQWHGLKGFVEQNGLQPQIDSLMNNIRGQASSWAASFGANILGSIGSLASFLASAFLVLVLTFLMLLEGQEWMERLWRLYRDEQRRDHHKMLVGKIYNVVTGYIVGQLTVSGIGSLCAGAFVFGMSWFIPEIAANLAMPTILLVFLLSLIPMFGATIAGVVVGLMLMLNSVSAGVIYLIYFVIYQQIENNFIAPVIQGKKVELSALAILVAVTVGLYVGGLVGGVVAIPIAGSLKVLMDDYLAHNREPQAPPRRSPLKKALKKVAETKPAE; from the coding sequence ATGAAAGTACGCATTGAAATAGACACTAAAACATTTGTGCGGTTTTGGCTGGTGGTTATCGGATTCGGGCTGGCGGGGTTGATGATTTATTCGGCGCGGGATGCGCTGATGGTACTTGGGACGGCGTTGTTTCTGGCACTGGCACTGAACGCGCCGGTGCGTAAGTTGGCGTCGTGGCTGCCCGGCAAGAGTCGGCTGGGCGGGACGGCGTTGGCTTTTATGCTGCTGATCATCATCTTGACTAGTGTGATTTGGTTCGTGGTGCCACCGCTGGTGCAGCAATCGGCCAAGTTTGCCGAGACGCTGCCGGGGCTGGTTAACGGCGTTAACGAGCAGTGGCACGGGCTGAAGGGTTTCGTTGAGCAGAATGGCTTGCAGCCGCAGATTGATTCGCTGATGAATAATATCCGCGGTCAGGCATCCAGTTGGGCGGCGAGTTTCGGCGCGAATATTCTCGGTAGTATTGGCTCGCTGGCATCATTTTTGGCATCGGCCTTTCTGGTGCTGGTGCTGACGTTCTTGATGCTGCTGGAGGGTCAGGAATGGATGGAGCGGCTGTGGCGGCTGTATCGGGATGAGCAGCGGCGTGATCATCACAAGATGCTAGTCGGCAAGATTTATAATGTGGTGACTGGCTACATCGTCGGGCAGCTGACGGTGTCGGGGATCGGCTCGCTGTGTGCCGGGGCGTTCGTGTTTGGCATGAGCTGGTTTATTCCGGAGATCGCAGCCAACTTGGCGATGCCGACGATTCTGCTGGTGTTCCTACTCAGCCTGATCCCGATGTTTGGGGCAACGATCGCTGGTGTGGTGGTGGGCCTGATGCTGATGCTCAATAGCGTGTCGGCGGGCGTTATTTATCTCATCTATTTTGTGATCTACCAGCAGATTGAGAATAATTTTATCGCGCCAGTCATTCAGGGCAAGAAAGTCGAGCTGTCGGCGCTGGCGATCTTGGTGGCGGTGACGGTGGGGCTGTATGTTGGCGGCTTGGTCGGTGGTGTGGTGGCCATTCCGATCGCTGGATCGCTCAAGGTGCTGATGGATGATTATCTGGCGCATAATCGCGAGCCGCAGGCGCCGCCTCGCCGCTCGCCGCTAAAAAAGGCGCTCAAAAAAGTTGCTGAGACGAAGCCAGCTGAGTAA
- a CDS encoding cysteine--tRNA ligase, whose amino-acid sequence MKLHNTLTRHKDKLQPLDGQTVRMYTCGLTVYSQPHIGNWVGYIYWDVLVRLLRWQDIPVIRTQNITDVGHLTSDDDNGEDKMEKGARREGTTAWDVAEQYITIAEHEAYEVLKLVRPDHLVRATDYIQQQIEFAKGLDEKGFLYKIDGDGMYFDTSRLPDYGKLARLDVAGLEAGARVSVAGKRSITDFAVWKFSPTSAKRDMEWDSPWGVGFPGWHLECSTIARETLGDAIDIHTGGIDHIPVHHTNEIAQSESLTGQQFSQVWLHNNHIKVDGRKMSKSLGNIITLSDITARGFSPMAFKLAILSKHYQTEGNFTWEILEAAQARLDHWRGYAALRHQTHDTLDDDDDKDEQEGTVSLLAARQALIEKLNDDLDTPGVLALIDEAFSQLDHAPLEKIHRGGLLQLLEVIDEVLGLELMDTAPDIDDEAKRLILERQQARRAKDWQAADDIRAQLDEKGIALRDTPSGQVWSYR is encoded by the coding sequence ATGAAGCTCCACAACACCCTCACTCGCCATAAAGACAAACTACAGCCACTCGACGGACAGACGGTTCGCATGTACACCTGCGGGCTGACGGTGTATTCGCAGCCGCACATTGGCAATTGGGTCGGCTATATTTACTGGGATGTATTGGTGCGGTTGCTGCGCTGGCAAGACATTCCAGTGATTCGCACGCAGAATATCACCGACGTTGGGCATTTGACTAGCGATGATGATAATGGCGAGGACAAGATGGAGAAGGGCGCTCGCCGCGAGGGCACGACCGCTTGGGACGTGGCCGAGCAGTATATCACCATCGCCGAGCACGAAGCCTACGAGGTATTGAAGCTAGTGCGGCCCGACCATTTAGTGCGGGCAACAGATTATATCCAGCAGCAGATTGAATTTGCCAAGGGACTAGACGAGAAAGGATTTCTATACAAGATTGACGGCGACGGCATGTATTTTGATACGTCGCGGCTGCCGGATTATGGCAAATTGGCGCGACTGGACGTGGCGGGTCTAGAGGCCGGCGCGCGGGTCAGCGTGGCAGGCAAGCGCAGCATCACCGACTTCGCCGTCTGGAAGTTTTCACCAACAAGCGCCAAGCGCGATATGGAATGGGACAGTCCATGGGGCGTCGGTTTTCCGGGCTGGCACCTCGAATGCTCGACAATTGCCCGGGAAACGCTGGGCGATGCAATTGACATTCACACCGGCGGCATTGACCACATTCCGGTACACCATACCAACGAAATCGCTCAGAGCGAGAGCTTGACCGGACAGCAGTTTTCTCAAGTGTGGCTACACAATAACCACATAAAAGTCGACGGCCGCAAGATGAGTAAATCCCTGGGCAACATCATCACCCTTAGCGATATCACCGCCCGCGGCTTTAGCCCAATGGCTTTCAAGCTGGCGATTCTCAGTAAGCATTACCAGACCGAGGGAAATTTCACCTGGGAGATTTTGGAAGCAGCCCAGGCGCGGCTGGATCATTGGCGCGGCTATGCGGCGCTGCGACACCAGACGCACGACACGCTGGACGATGACGATGATAAAGACGAGCAAGAGGGCACGGTGTCGCTATTAGCAGCGCGGCAGGCGCTAATTGAAAAGCTGAATGATGATTTGGATACGCCAGGGGTCTTGGCGCTGATCGATGAGGCGTTCTCACAGCTGGATCATGCGCCGTTAGAAAAAATCCATCGCGGCGGTCTGCTGCAGCTACTCGAAGTAATTGACGAGGTTTTGGGTCTAGAGCTAATGGACACCGCGCCAGACATTGACGATGAAGCCAAACGGCTTATCCTCGAGCGCCAGCAGGCTCGCCGCGCCAAAGATTGGCAGGCTGCCGACGATATTCGCGCTCAACTCGACGAAAAGGGCATCGCGCTACGCGACACCCCATCTGGTCAAGTTTGGTCGTACCGATAA
- the der gene encoding ribosome biogenesis GTPase Der, with protein MSHKLPTVAIIGQANVGKSSLFNRLTRARTAIVAREAGTTRDNVVGKVSYKRRASSPDEASQAEFWLIDTAGLKPAEDEFEATIQDQIADASAAADVILVMVDSTVYPSDADRQLAKKALKSGKPVLLIANKADLKGSLHTDEFKRLGIKTIIKTSAEHSIGISELLDAIADLIPPATDTAPDDIIRVALIGRPNVGKSNLFNTLAGKQQAIVANVAGTTRDVNRVQVRYHSQTIELLDTAGIRRQGKQETGIEKFSVLRTMQAINEADVCFLLMDVNELNVQLDQRLAGIIDEAGKGLVLVVSKWDSVEGKDAYTRDELAPQISYHFKFTPYAPLIFTSSVTGQNVAKLFDLALDIHKRRRQECKTRVINDLLQKAVAAHPPAGLKNSHPKLRYIVQTDMAPPWFVIYGSNLKFVHWSYKRYLERTLREAFNFAGTPIKLSFRDEKQLRANRERVARGLEPVTKAYKQAKNAEKGI; from the coding sequence ATGTCTCATAAATTACCTACCGTCGCCATCATCGGCCAAGCTAACGTTGGCAAAAGTTCATTGTTCAACCGCTTGACGCGCGCCCGCACCGCCATCGTCGCCCGCGAAGCCGGCACCACCCGCGATAATGTTGTTGGCAAAGTATCATACAAACGCCGCGCCTCATCTCCTGACGAGGCAAGCCAGGCTGAATTCTGGCTCATCGACACCGCCGGCCTCAAACCCGCCGAAGATGAATTCGAAGCCACCATCCAAGACCAAATCGCCGATGCCTCCGCCGCGGCCGATGTCATTCTCGTTATGGTTGATTCTACCGTCTATCCATCAGACGCTGATCGCCAACTCGCCAAAAAAGCCCTCAAAAGCGGCAAGCCCGTCCTCCTCATCGCCAATAAAGCCGACCTCAAAGGCTCACTCCACACCGACGAATTCAAACGCCTCGGCATTAAAACCATCATCAAAACCTCCGCCGAACACAGCATCGGCATCTCCGAATTACTTGATGCCATCGCCGATCTCATCCCGCCAGCCACCGACACCGCGCCTGACGACATCATCCGCGTCGCCTTGATTGGTCGTCCAAACGTCGGCAAAAGTAACTTGTTCAACACCTTGGCGGGCAAGCAGCAAGCCATCGTCGCCAACGTTGCCGGCACCACCCGCGACGTCAACCGCGTCCAAGTCCGCTACCACAGCCAGACCATCGAGCTGCTGGACACCGCTGGCATTCGCCGCCAGGGCAAGCAAGAAACTGGCATCGAAAAATTCTCCGTCCTACGCACCATGCAGGCTATCAACGAAGCCGACGTCTGCTTCCTCTTGATGGACGTCAACGAATTGAACGTCCAGCTGGATCAACGCTTGGCCGGCATCATCGACGAAGCAGGCAAGGGGCTGGTCCTGGTTGTCAGCAAATGGGACTCCGTCGAAGGTAAAGACGCCTACACCCGCGACGAACTAGCGCCGCAAATTAGCTATCATTTCAAATTCACCCCCTACGCACCACTGATCTTCACCTCATCAGTCACCGGTCAAAACGTCGCCAAATTATTCGACCTAGCCCTCGACATACATAAGCGCCGCCGCCAAGAATGCAAGACCCGCGTCATCAACGACCTCTTACAAAAAGCCGTCGCCGCTCATCCGCCAGCCGGCCTGAAGAACTCACATCCAAAACTACGCTATATCGTCCAGACCGATATGGCACCGCCATGGTTCGTCATCTACGGCAGCAACCTCAAATTCGTCCACTGGAGCTACAAACGCTACTTGGAGCGCACCCTGCGCGAAGCCTTCAACTTCGCCGGCACGCCCATCAAACTATCTTTCCGCGACGAAAAACAGCTGAGAGCCAACCGCGAACGCGTCGCCCGCGGCCTAGAACCGGTCACCAAAGCATACAAACAGGCCAAAAACGCTGAAAAAGGCATATAA